The Acidovorax sp. RAC01 genomic sequence CGGCCGCGCTGTGCAGCCCGCTGGCAATGGCCGGGGCGCACATCAATGACATGGGCGCGTCGATGATGCGGTCGGCGTGTGTGCCGTGCCAGGCGCCGTCACCGAAGCGGATGGCCAGGTCCAGGCCTTCACCGGCCATGTCCACGCGGTTGTTGTGCGTAAACAGGCGCAGGTCCACAAACGGGCAGGTCTGCTGAAAGTTGCGCAGCCGCGGCAGCAGCCAGCCCACGGCAAAGGTGCCCACGGCACCCACGGTCAGCACCTCGCGCGGACGGGTGTCCGCCAGCTTCTCGAGCGCACTGGACAGGCTGCCGAACGACTGCGCCACTGCGGGCAGCAGGGCATTGCCTTCGTCGGTGAGGGCCAGGCCGCGCGGCAACCGCCGGAACAGCGGCTTGCCCAGCTGGTCTTCGAGCTTGCGGATGTGCTGGCTCACCGCGGTCTGCGTCACATGCAGTTCGTCGGCCCTGATTTATTCAAATGAGAGCGCCGACAGTGCGCGGGACTGAGCCGTTGAGTGCGCGAGTGAACAAAGTACCCAGCGCATCCTGCCAGTTCGGCGACACGCCCGCCAGCACGCACAGCCGCAAATAGAGCTGGCGCAAGAAGGTCACCCCCTTCTTTGCAATCATGCGCAGCAGCCAGCGGATGTTGTAGCCCGCTGCACACAGCACCGCGTGCAGTCGGTCTCCCTGCGCACCCTTGAGGTGACAGCGGTCCATACGGTGATCGGCCTTGAGGTGGCCGATGATCGGCTCAATGGCCTGACGCCGTTTGAGCAGCTTTCTGTCCTGCTCGCTGATCCGCTTGGCCTTGCCCCGGTGCACGATGTGCACATCCGGGTTATCTGCATCCACTCCCCGGTAGCCCAGATCGACGAAGGCCGTCGCTGGTTTTGCCCCGCTGTCCTGCATCAGGATGCTCGCCTGCTCCAGTTGCTCGTTCAGGGTATGCCCGTCATACGGGTTGCCATGGAATGCCCGAGCCCCCACGATCAGGTTGCCCTTGAGCGTGCTGGCAATGCCCACCTTCACGCCGAACTCGTAGGGCGTTCGGGCCTTGCCCTTGCTGATGCAGTCCACCTCGCTCGCATGCCAGGCGTAGAGCTTGGGCTGTCCGTCCACCGCTTTGCGCTGGCCACTCTGGGCCGCAATGCGCCGGGCCTTGTTCAAGGTCTCACTGAGCGCCTGCCGCACGGCCGCCCCGATGGCGCTGGCCTTGCGATCGACCTCGCGCTGCAGGCGGCCGACGATGGTGCGCTGGCGCTTGATGGCCCGACGCATGCGCTTGAACTGGCGGGCATGGGCATAGCGCCCGGCCTTGCGGCTCAGATCCTTGCCCTCTTTGGCGAACGTCTGCTTCAGATCGATGCCGACCTCTTTGGCCGCTTCCACCAGCTTGGTGCGAGCAGTCTCCAGCAAGCGGCTGTCGGTGGGGTGCGCAATGGCCTTGTGCTGCACCGTGCTGTCCACGATCACGCGGGTCAGTTCCTGCGGCTTGATCAGCTTGAGCTCGACGGCCACATTGATGGTCTGGGCCAGCAGCTCTTCCACGCCTTCTTCGCCAAGCAACTGGCGGAACTTGACCAGGGTACTGCCGTCGCAGGGCGGGCGGTCTTCGTAGTAGGCACAGCCCGAGAAGAACTGCCAGCGCGGGGTGTCGGACCAGCGGGCCACCACGCCCTCGTCGGATTCGTTGAAGGCGTGCTTGAGGTACAGCAGCGCGATCATGATGCGCAGCGGCACGCGCGGGCGTCCGGCGTTGCTGGCAACGGCGACACGCTGGACCTGTTCGCCAAAGAGATCCAGGTCGGGCATGGCCACACCGGCGCGGCCTTTGCGGGAGAACACCTGGGCCACCCGAGCTTCGATCTCCTGCCAGGGCATGCGCGAGGCCAACACGGCCAGCGGATGGCGCAGATCGATCATGTGGTCGATGCGCGAGCGGAAGAAATCGTCGGTGGCGGGGCAGGCAAACATCACGGCAGAACTCCCAGAAATCAACCCCTATTGGAAATCAAACTGGGAGTTCTGCGGCCCCGCGATCACCCCAAAAGCCAGTGTTTATGCGGGTTCCAGGGATTCTTCAGGGGCGACCAGTTCCTCGGCCGCGCGCGTGAGGTTCAGGTGGCGGGCAGCGGCTTCGAAGGCGCGCAGGGCATTCAGGGGCAGGTGCATGGAAGCTGCAAGTTTTTTTAGGGTCAGGCGGTACTTATTGTCGGTGGTGCGCAGGCGGCAAGCTGCGTATCGTTCGCGCTTTTGAACTGTCGACAGGATTTGTAATGCAAAGACGCGAGTTTTACTTGGGGTTGGCGGGTGTGGCTGCCCTGCCGATGCTGCCCGCCTGCGCGGCCCACCGTGGCGATGCGCCCGCGCAGGCCGAGCGCCGCTGGCGCGAAACGATGGCCGGTATCGAGCAGGCGGCCCAGGGCCGCCTGGGCGTGGCGATGCTGGACACCGGAACGGGCCTGGCACTGGGCTGGCGCCAGGACGAGCGCTTTGCCATGTGCAGCACTTTCAAGCTGGTGCTGGCCGGCTGGATGCTGGCGCTGGTGGACCAGGGCCGCGAGCGACTGGATGCACGCGTGCACTACGCAGCTGC encodes the following:
- a CDS encoding IS5 family transposase encodes the protein MFACPATDDFFRSRIDHMIDLRHPLAVLASRMPWQEIEARVAQVFSRKGRAGVAMPDLDLFGEQVQRVAVASNAGRPRVPLRIMIALLYLKHAFNESDEGVVARWSDTPRWQFFSGCAYYEDRPPCDGSTLVKFRQLLGEEGVEELLAQTINVAVELKLIKPQELTRVIVDSTVQHKAIAHPTDSRLLETARTKLVEAAKEVGIDLKQTFAKEGKDLSRKAGRYAHARQFKRMRRAIKRQRTIVGRLQREVDRKASAIGAAVRQALSETLNKARRIAAQSGQRKAVDGQPKLYAWHASEVDCISKGKARTPYEFGVKVGIASTLKGNLIVGARAFHGNPYDGHTLNEQLEQASILMQDSGAKPATAFVDLGYRGVDADNPDVHIVHRGKAKRISEQDRKLLKRRQAIEPIIGHLKADHRMDRCHLKGAQGDRLHAVLCAAGYNIRWLLRMIAKKGVTFLRQLYLRLCVLAGVSPNWQDALGTLFTRALNGSVPRTVGALI